In Streptomyces canus, one DNA window encodes the following:
- the sepX gene encoding divisome protein SepX/GlpR — protein sequence MSSSGLIYAVIVGAWAAYLVPMWLRRQDELNEARPTERFSTAIRLLSGRAGMERRYAKDLRARSADEGEHGADEPDAVTESVDVRAFAMPPAPRPQAQATVQPPASERREAPREPAPEHGGAPTRKQAPAPAAPAPSHAQTHAPAPRRTAAAEAAAARARRTKVLARRRRTTVMLFLAFTLGTIVAAVGGLAFLWAPGVPAVMLSGYIAYLRSQERRRFAYQMDRRRAEAAAQRLRERARQPRRRASVSTGVEADEPEEGPGTETDPGLSALAADRRALVEQTDHAEWIDQQRERQHRPGHGDSWDPVPVPLPTYVTAPVAPRATSDVDLGAPDAWSSARSSSAATPEQSAREATPVAEDEESEDLSDDAEGKPAAGGRSDARRAASARRARERGRTPLFDQYEEGDRPRAANE from the coding sequence GTGAGCAGCAGCGGCCTCATCTACGCAGTCATTGTCGGGGCCTGGGCCGCCTACTTGGTGCCGATGTGGCTCCGTAGGCAGGACGAGCTGAACGAGGCCCGTCCGACGGAACGCTTCAGCACGGCCATCCGGTTGCTGTCCGGACGGGCGGGCATGGAGCGTCGATACGCCAAGGACCTGCGCGCGCGCTCCGCCGACGAGGGGGAGCACGGCGCCGACGAACCGGATGCCGTCACCGAGTCGGTGGACGTCCGGGCCTTCGCTATGCCTCCGGCCCCCCGTCCGCAGGCCCAGGCGACGGTCCAGCCGCCGGCTTCGGAGCGCCGGGAGGCGCCGCGCGAGCCCGCGCCCGAACACGGTGGCGCGCCGACACGGAAGCAGGCACCCGCACCCGCCGCCCCGGCGCCATCCCACGCTCAGACGCATGCCCCCGCGCCCCGGCGCACGGCCGCCGCGGAAGCGGCCGCGGCGCGCGCCCGGCGCACGAAGGTACTCGCGCGCCGACGGCGTACGACTGTGATGCTCTTCCTTGCCTTCACGCTCGGCACGATCGTCGCCGCCGTCGGAGGACTCGCCTTCCTGTGGGCGCCCGGCGTGCCCGCCGTGATGCTCAGCGGGTACATCGCGTACCTGCGCTCCCAGGAACGCCGCCGCTTCGCCTACCAGATGGACCGGCGCCGGGCCGAGGCCGCCGCACAGCGACTGCGGGAGCGCGCGCGCCAGCCGCGCCGGCGCGCGTCCGTGAGCACCGGCGTGGAAGCCGACGAACCGGAAGAGGGACCAGGGACGGAGACCGATCCCGGACTCTCGGCGCTCGCCGCCGACCGGCGCGCCCTCGTCGAGCAGACCGATCACGCCGAGTGGATCGACCAGCAGCGCGAACGGCAGCACCGGCCGGGGCACGGGGACAGCTGGGACCCGGTACCGGTGCCGCTGCCGACGTACGTGACCGCGCCGGTCGCTCCGCGGGCCACCTCGGACGTGGACCTCGGGGCGCCGGACGCGTGGAGCTCGGCGCGGTCCAGCAGTGCCGCCACTCCGGAGCAGTCGGCCCGGGAGGCGACGCCCGTCGCGGAGGACGAGGAGTCGGAGGACCTGTCGGACGACGCGGAGGGCAAGCCGGCGGCGGGCGGCCGCAGTGACGCCCGTCGCGCCGCCTCCGCCCGCCG